A genomic segment from Bacteroidota bacterium encodes:
- a CDS encoding Imm5 family immunity protein, translating into MKYSDINILIKDKSWHKILTLWAAACAEHVLPWVEEKVPNDMRPRKAIEAAKEWVNDELKMLDARKAAFAAHAAARETENKSAIAAARSAGHAAATAHVAIQYMLLTMHAKLSNF; encoded by the coding sequence ATGAAATATAGCGATATAAATATATTAATAAAGGATAAATCATGGCACAAAATATTGACTTTATGGGCGGCTGCTTGTGCTGAACATGTATTACCTTGGGTTGAAGAAAAAGTTCCAAATGATATGAGGCCGAGAAAGGCTATTGAAGCAGCAAAGGAATGGGTAAATGATGAACTCAAAATGCTTGATGCCCGCAAAGCCGCATTTGCTGCCCATGCTGCTGCACGTGAAACTGAAAACAAATCAGCAATAGCTGCAGCGAGGTCTGCGGGTCATGCAGCCGCAACTGCTCACGTTGCAATTCAATATATGCTGCTGACTATGCATGCAAAACTT